A region of Coccinella septempunctata chromosome 5, icCocSept1.1, whole genome shotgun sequence DNA encodes the following proteins:
- the LOC123312908 gene encoding uncharacterized protein LOC123312908, with protein MPSYTCDDCGHDHFIADCPRFSKRSPQEKADVVLHRILCSNCLGRHHRHSCRTTKICKICGSRHHTLLHDASLSSKPHCKVPPVPPRVLPQSALTSQKSAQRELPQPRLNTLLATAIAHLITSTGSHTVRLLIDSGSELTFISQDLARKLNISRRKSHVVIVGIHGKTSKTQGSLALTLKSTYDHQTINIDAHIFSSSFSNLPSFYTCFQQSLHLQHLKLADPEYHISRAIDIILGADVYGSVVLPQMKKGPPSSPIAQLSIFGWLILGPVCQEQERLPIQSPIFHTISQQSHTELDQLHFWQSEFFSNFSKMRVTTFH; from the exons ATGCCCAGCTACACCTGTGATGATTGTGGACACGACCACTTTATTGCAGATTGCCCTCGCTTCTCCAAACGCTCACCTCAAGAAAAAGCTGATGTAGTATTACATCGCATCCTCTGCTCTAACTGCCTCGGTAGACATCATCGCCACTCTTGCAGAACGACAAAGATCTGCAAAATCTGTGGAAGTCGTCATCACACTCTTCTACATGATGCTTCTCTCAGCAGTAAACCACACTGCAAAGTTCCACCGGTACCCCCTCGAGTGCTTCCTCAATCAGCTCTCACATCTCAAAAATCTGCTCAAAGGGAG ctACCTCAACCACGACTCAACACTCTCCTCGCCACTGCCATCGCCCATCTCATCACCTCAACAGGATCACACACGGTTCGACTACTCATCGACAGTGGATCCGAGCTGACCTTCATCTCTCAAGATCTAGCCAGAAAACTCAACATCTCTAGAAGGAAGTCGCATGTTGTAATTGTGGGAATTCATGGAAAAACTTCGAAGACACAAGGATCTCTTGCCCTCACTCTCAAGTCGACGTATGACCATCAAACCATAAATATTGATGCTCacattttttcatcatctttctCTAATTTGCCTTCCTTCTATACATGTTTTCAGCAATCTCTACATCTCCAGCACCTCAAGTTAGCTGATCCAGAATACCACATCTCAAGAGCCATCGACATCATTTTGGGTGCTGATGTATATGGCTCAGTTGTTCTTCCTCAGATGAAAAAAGGCCCTCCATCATCTCCAATCGCGCAACTCTCAATCTTCGGCTGGCTAATCCTAGGACCTGTGTGTCAAGAACAGGAACGCCTTCCAATCCAATCTCCAATCTTTCATACCATCTCACAACAGTCACATACGGAACTAGATCAGCTccatttttggcaatcagagttCTTCTCCAACTTCTCAAAGATGAGGGTCACAACTTTCCACTAG